A single Amphiura filiformis chromosome 19, Afil_fr2py, whole genome shotgun sequence DNA region contains:
- the LOC140140722 gene encoding arginine-binding periplasmic protein-like, with product MSLNDEKIWMFAIHHSALNLVYTDEASGELQGFNVDLVNAVCRIANKNCRLVQDYYKRCWNRVPGQLAQGGLGLFGRNYDGCVGWHHTYERARVFQFSDPWTQTKPGAFYVKPTNPRKFNWLDLTNKTIGFINGMAFNEHCISKVTQIKGNVLTENQIKYFLSRDELITAVLNEEIDASFDIEEGYKANVDVEQASDDIRDCVVAGMGMMVLKDSMLPQWWNPALKQLMNSVEYRLVCDDLKKKHGHWPGPAPDELCIGY from the exons ATGTCACTAAATGATGAGAAGATTTGGATGTTTGCTATTCATCATTCTGCTCTGAACCTTGTCTACAC GGACGAGGCGAGTGGTGAATTGCAAGGATTTAACGTGGATCTTGTCAATGCTG TTTGCAGGATAGCCAATAAGAACTGCCGGTTGGTACAAGATTACTACAAGCGTTGCTGGAATAGAGTACCGGGTCAGCTCGCTCAAGGTGGACTGGGCTTATTTGGCAGAAATTACGATGGTTGTGTCG GTTGGCATCATACATACGAGCGAGCACGTGTCTTTCAGTTCTCAGATCCTTGGACACAAACAAAGCCTGGTGCATTTTACGTCAAACCAACTAACCCTAGGAAATTCAACTGGCTGGATCTCACCAACAAAACCATTGGATTCATTAATGGCATGGCGTTTAATGAACATTGTATTTCAAAAGTGACGCAGATCAAA GGAAATGTCTTAACAGAAAATCAAATCAAGTATTTCCTTTCCAGGGATGAATTAATTACGGCCGTTCTTAATGAAGAG ATAGATGCTAGTTTTGACATAGAAGAAGGTTATAAAGCCAATGTAGATGTGGAGCAAGCATCAGATGACATCCGAGACTGTGTAGTAGCTGGTATGGGTATGATGGTATTGAAGGATAGTATGCTCCCACAGTGGTGGAACCCAGCATTGAAGCAACTCATGAATTCGGTTGAATATCGACTTGTTTGTGATGATCTCAAGAAAAAGCATG